In a genomic window of Telopea speciosissima isolate NSW1024214 ecotype Mountain lineage chromosome 5, Tspe_v1, whole genome shotgun sequence:
- the LOC122662851 gene encoding secreted RxLR effector protein 161-like: protein MKDKPYALAVGSLIYAQVCTRPDIAFAVSVLGRFQSDAGLAHWTAAKKVMRYLLRTRDFKLVYRRDERLEVVGYSDSDFSGCTDDMKSTSGYVFLMGGGAISWKSVKQTIIASFTIQAEFVALFEATTQAVWLRNFIAELRVVDTISKPLQLWCDNNSAVIFSKNNKKSNSSKHIEIKYLLVREKVIEGEVDVAHIPIEKMVADPLTKALSVGVFRGHVTRMGLVESFDMLV from the coding sequence ATGAAGGACAAGCCTTATGCTTTAGCCGTTGGAAGCTTGATATATGCACAGGTGTGTACTCGACCTGACATCGCCTTTGCAGTTAGCGTGCTTGGTAGGTTCCAGTCTGATGCTGGTTTGGCTCATTGGACTGCTGCTAAGAAGGTGATGCGGTACTTACTGAGGACCAGAGATTTCAAGCTTGTCTACAGAAGAGATGAGAGACTTGAGGTGGTCGGCTACTCAGATTCAGATTTCAGTGGTTGTACTGATGATATGAAGTCAACCTCTGGATATGTCTTCTTGATGGGTGGAGGTGCAATTTCATGGAAAAGTGTCAAACAGACTATTATTGCTTCATTCACCATTCAGGCAGAGTTTGTGGCATTGTTTGAGGCGACTACGCAGGCAGTATGGTTGAGAAATTTCATTGCAGAATTGAGGGTTGTTGACACCATCTCCAAACCTTTGCAGCTCTGGTGTGACAACAACTCTGCAGTCATTTTCTCAAAGAACAACAAGAAGTCCAACAGCTCAAAGCACATTGAAATAAAGTATCTTCTGGTCAGGGAGAAAGTGATTGAGGGAGAAGTTGATGTTGCACACATTCCTATTGAGAAGATGGTGGCTGATCCTCTCACCAAGGCTCTTTCAGTGGGAGTGTTCAGGGGTCATGTTACTCGTATGGGACTAGTAGAGTCTTTTGATATGCTTGTTTAG
- the LOC122661875 gene encoding protein EXORDIUM-like 5: MSPIRLLLPFLVFLSFHSSFLLVSATSSSKPQTLDLHRPEYINPKLPPSTLSTSKKFEGSSNLVHLRYHMGPVLSSPINIYLIWYGQWTPTQKLLIKDFLLSISANHRAASSPSVSEWWRTVSLYTDQTGANISRSVVVAREYIDHRYSQGTHLTRLSIQQVIDNAVRSAPFQVDHKNGIYLVLTSNDVTVQDFCRAVCGFHYFTFPSMVGHTLPYAWVGNSGKQCPEVCAYPFAVPGYMGGSGPGALSPPNGDVGVDGMISVIGHELAELASNPLVNAWYAGEDPTAPTEIGDLCEGLYGTGGGGGYIGQVMRDGGGRTYNLNGRRGRKFLVQWVWSPVKQACAGPNALD; the protein is encoded by the coding sequence ATGTCACCaattcgtcttcttcttccttttcttgtttttctttcctttcactCAAGTTTCCTCTTAGTCAGTGCAACTTCTTCCTCAAAACCTCAGACACTTGACCTGCATCGACCGGAGTACATCAACCCAAAGCTCCCACCATCAACCCTCTCTACCTCCAAGAAGTTTGAGGGTTCCTCAAACCTCGTTCACCTCCGGTACCACATGGGTCCAGTCCTCTCCTCCCCAATCAACATCTACCTCATCTGGTACGGACAATGGACTCCTACCCAGAAGCTCCTCATCAAGGACTTCCTCCTCTCCATCTCCGCCAACCACCGTGCCGCTTCTTCCCCCTCCGTCTCCGAATGGTGGCGCACCGTTTCCCTCTACACCGACCAGACCGGCGCCAATATCTCACGCTCCGTCGTCGTTGCCCGGGAGTACATCGATCACCGCTACTCCCAGGGAACCCACCTCACCCGTCTCTCCATCCAGCAAGTCATCGATAATGCAGTTAGATCCGCCCCCTTCCAGGTGGATCACAAGAACGGCATTTACTTAGTCTTAACCTCAAACGATGTCACCGTTCAGGACTTTTGTCGAGCAGTTTGTGGGTTTCACTACTTCACTTTCCCTTCCATGGTTGGTCACACACTGCCATACGCGTGGGTTGGGAACTCGGGAAAGCAGTGCCCTGAGGTGTGCGCTTACCCATTTGCGGTGCCTGGGTACATGGGTGGTAGTGGTCCTGGGGCGTTGTCGCCGCCAAATGGGGATGTTGGGGTAGATGGGATGATCAGTGTAATAGGGCATGAGTTAGCAGAGTTGGCTTCAAATCCGCTTGTGAATGCATGGTATGCTGGGGAGGACCCAACTGCACCGACTGAGATCGGTGATTTGTGTGAGGGATTGTATGGGACAGGTGGGGGTGGTGGGTATATTGGTCAGGTGATGAGAGATGGAGGTGGAAGGACTTATAATCTGAatggaaggagagggagaaagtTTTTGGTGCAGTGGGTTTGGAGTCCAGTTAAGCAAGCATGTGCTGGGCCTAATGCTTTGGACTGA